The window CAGCGCGATCGGCTCGACCAGCTCGATCCACGATTTGCAGCCGCCGTACTCGGCGCGATACGCGATCGTGTGCGCGCGCGGCAGCCTGTAGGCTCGCAGCAGCAGCACGTAGAGCGGAAAGCGCGGCTTCCAGCCGAAGCGCTCGGCGGCAAACTGCTCGTTCCAGATGTGATGCGGCAGCAGCGCCTCGACGGTTTCTTGTTCGCTGACCTGGAAAATATCGGTGATGCGCGCCCACGCGCCGATGCTCACCGTCTCAGGATGCCAGCCCGACGGCACCGGCTGTACCAGATCGGCGTACTGCGGCTTGAGCAGATGCGGCTGCTGATGCTCGTATGTCGGGTAGAGCAGCACCTCGTCGTACGCCACGCGAAAATGCTTGCCTTCCTCGCGGATGCCGCCTTTGCGCAGCAGCAGGATCGTCTCGCCGCGCGCCAGCGCATCGGTCGCGACCGCCCACTCTTTGAGCGCGTGAATAGCAGGGTTGATCATCGCTGGTACCTGTCCTCGTGCAGCCACCGGGCTACCTCTTTCGCATAGTAGGTTAGAATCAGATCCGCTCCGGCGCGCTTGATCGACAGCAGGCTTTCGAGCGCGACCTGCCGCTCGTCGATCCAGCCGTTCTGCGCCGCCGCCTTGATCATCGCGTACTCGCCCGACACATGGTAGGCGGCAGTTGGTCGGTCGAAGCGCTGGCGGATGCTGGCGAGCACGTCCAGGTAGGGCAGCGCCGGCTTGACCATCAGCAGATCCGCGCCCTCGGCGGCGTCGAGCGCTACCTCAAGCAGCGCCTCGCGGGCGTTGGCCGGGTCCATCTGGTACTGCTTCCGATCGCCAAAAGCGGGCGGCGAGTCGGCGGCCTCGCGGAACGGGCCGTAAAAGCTCGACGCGAACTTCGCCGCGTAGGCCATGATCGCCACGTCGCGCGCGCCCACCCGATCCAGCTCCTCGCGGATCGCCGCGACCGCGCCATCCATCATCCCGCTCGGCGCGACGATGTCCGCGCCCGCCTCGGCATGGGAGGCCACCACCCGCTGCAACACCTCGACCGTCGTGTCGTTGACGACGTAGCCGTGCTCGTCGAGCAGGCCGCAGTGACCGTGATCGGTGTACTCGCACATGCACACATCGGTGATCACCACCAGCTCGGGCACGGCGTCTTTGAGCGCGCGGATCGCCTGCTGCACGATGCCGTCGTCGGCGTAGTTCTCGCTCCCAGCGGCATCTTTGGTCGCTGGCAGCCCGAACATGATCACCGCTGGAATGCCGAGCGTGGCGATCTCCTCGGCCTGACGCGGCAGCAGGTCTACCGACCACTGGTGCTGGCCCGGCATCGAGCTGATCGGGCGCTGCTGCTTCTGCCCGTGGACCACAAAGAGCGGATAGATCAGATCATCCGGTGTCAGCGCCGTCTCGCGCACCATCCGGCGCAGTGTCGGCGTGCGGCGCAGGCGGCGCGGACGCAGCGTTGGAAAACTAGACATAGCTTCGTTCCTCCGAAGGCGCGGCACCCAGCGTCGCGATCAGCGCGCTCATCAGCCCATCGATCGTATATTTCTCGGCCTCGATCGTCACCCTGAGGCCAAAGTCGCGGGCGGTCTGCGCCGTGATCGGGCCGATCGCCGCGATCGTCACCGGCTCCAGCAGCGCGCGCGCCTCGTCGTTCGCCACGCCCGACTGTTCCAGCCGCGCAAAAAAGTTCGTGACCGTCGACGAGGATGTAAACGTGACCGCATCGATCGCCCGGTCACGCAGCATCCCCACGACGCTATCGTTTCGAGCTTCGTGTTTCGGGTTTCGAGTTTCGAGGCCCTCACCATGCCCGGAGGGCGCCCGGCATCTTAGTTCTTGGTTCTCTTGTTCTTCCCCCGTTCCCAGCACCGTCCGATACGCGACCACGTTATCGACGTGCGCGCCTTTGGCTTGCAGACCTTCGGCCAGCGTCTCGCGGGCAATATCGGCGCGCGGCAGCAGAATGCGCTGGCCCGCGACATCGCCGATCTGCTCGATCACCGCCTCGGCCACGAACTCGGTCGGCACGAACGTTGCGCGCAGCCCGGCCTCTTCGAGCGCCTGCGCCGTCGCGGGGCCGATCGCGCCGATGCGATGGTGATGCAGCAGCGACGGCTGCATGTCGAACGTTCGCATGCGATCGAGCATGAAGCGCACGCCGTTGACGCTGGTAAAGATGATCCAGTTGTACTCGTCGAGCTTGGCGAGCGCCTGATCGAGCGGCGTCCAGTCGGCGGGCGGCGCGAACGCGATCACCGGATACTCGATCGGCTGCGCGCCTGCCTCGCGGAGCCGGGCGCTGAGCGCGCTGGCCTGCTCGCGGGCGCGCGTCACGATGATGCGCCTGCCGCGCAGCGGACGATTATCGAACCAGCGCAGGCGCTCGCGCAGCCGCACCACATCGCCGACTACCGTAATCGCGGGCGGCTTGAGCGCGGCGGCGGCTACAGCGGCGGCGATCGTCTGGAGCGTGCCGGTGACAACCTGCTGCTCCGGCTTGGTGCCCCAGCGGATCACCGCTACGGGCGTGTCCGGCCTGCGCCCGTTGACGATCAGCTTCTCGGCGATCTCCGGCAGATTGCCGACGCCCATGTAGAACACCAGCGTATCGATCGCCGTCGCCAGCGTGTGCCAGTTGAGCGCCGTTTCGGGCTTGGCCGGGTCTTCGTGGCCGGTGATGAACGCGACCGACGAGGCCAGCTCGCGATGCGTCACCGGAATTCCGGCGTAGGCCGGCGCGGCCACGCCCGCCGTGATGCCGGGCACAACCTCCCACGGAATCCCGGCCTGTTGCAGCACATCGGCCTCCTCGCCGCCGCGACCGAAGATGTAGGGATCGCCGCCCTTGAGCCGCACCACGCGCCTGCCCGCGTGCCCGTGCTCGACCAGCAGCGCGTTGATCTCGTCCTGCGAGAGCGTGTGCCGTCCCGCCTGCTTGCCGACGTAGATCCGCTCCACGTCGGGGCGGCAATGTTCGAGCAGCGCGGCATTCGCCAGATAATCGTAGATCACCACATCGGCCTCTTGCAGCCGCCGCAAGCCTTTGACCGTGATCAGGTCGGGATCGCCCGGACCGGCTCCGACCAGCGAAACGAAACCTTGTCTCGTCATGGATTAATCACAATCTGTATCAAAACCATGGTACGTTCGCGGCGGCTCCACGGCGGGAACCGCGCGGCTCAGCCGCTCCAGAATCGCCGCGCCGCCATCCGCCAGCAGCGCCTCGGCCAGCGTCACGCCGACCGTCGCCGGATCGTCGAGCGCTCCCGCGCGCTCGCCACGCACCACCAGCGCGCCGTCGGGCGTGCCGATCAGCCCGTGGAGCCGCACCTGCCCGTAGGCGATCGTCGCGTGCGCCGCGATCGGCACCTGGCAGCCGCCCTCAAGCCGCGCGAGCAGCGCGCGCTCGGCCCGCACCGCGATCTCGGTCGCCGAGTCGTTGAGCGGCGCGAGAAGCTGGCGCACCTCGGCGTCGTCGGCGCGGCACTCGAGCGCCAGCGCGCCCTGCGCGACCGCAGGCAGCAGCAGGTCGGGGGTGAAGATCTCCGTCACCACGGCGGAAAGATCCAGCCGCTCCAATCCGGCGGCGGCCAGAATAATCGCGTCGTATGCTTCGGTCTGAGCCTTGCGCAGCCGCGTATCAACGTTGCCGCGCAGGTCGATCACCTGCACGTCGGGCCGCAGATGGCGCACCTGGCAGGCGCGTCGCAGACTCGACGTGCCGACGATCGCGCCCTTTGGCAGTTCGCGCAGCCGCAGGTTGTGGCGTGAGATTAAAACATCGCGGGGATCGGCGCGGCGCGGGAAGGCCGCGAGAGTCAACTGCTCCGGCAGCGCCGAGGGCAGATCTTTGCAGGAGTGAACCGCGAGATCGGCCTGCCGGTCGAGGAGCGCCTGCTCGATCTCTTTGACGAACAGGCCCTTATCGCCGATCCGCGACAGCGCCCGATCCAGCACCAGATCGCCTTTCGTCTGGATGATTCGCAGCTCCACATCGAGGCCGGTATGTGCCTCCCGCAGCAGCGCCGCGACCATCTCGGCCTGCGCGAGCGCCAGCTTGCTCCCGCGCGTCGCCAGCACGAGCTTACGCATCGACGTTCTCCAGCCCAAAGAGATCTTGCAGCGCCGTTGCGTAGGCCAGCGCCGAGCCGTCGCTGCTGTGCGCTTTCAGGCGCACCGTCGGCTGATGTAGCAGCTTGTTGACAATGCCCTGAGTCAGCGCCTCGATCGTCTGCTGCTCGCGCTCCGAGAGCGGACCCAGGCGACGCAGCGCCTTGGCGACCTCGTTCTGGCGGATGCGCTCGGCGTGCGCGCGCAGCTCATTGATCGTCGGCACGACCGCCCGCGTGCCAAGCCAGCGTATAAACTTCTCGGTTTCTTCCGCGACGATCGTCCATGCGGCGTCAAGCTCGCCTCGGCGGCGCTCGATGTTGTCGGCGACGACGCTGTGCAGATCGTCCACGTCGAAGACATGCGCGCCCGGAATCTCGGCTACGTCCGCGTCGATGTCGCGCGGCACCGCCAGATCGATCAGGATCAGTGGCCGCCCACCACGCGCATCCAGCGCTGTCAGCGCGTGCTGCGCATGGATCACCGTGTGCGGCGCGGAGGTCGAGGAGATCACCACGTCGGCCTCGACGATCGCGGCCTGAAGCATATCGAAGGGCAGCGCCCGCCCGCCCCATTGATCGGCGAGCTGCTGGGCGTGCTCGACCGTGCGGTTGACCAGCGTGATCGTCCGCGCGCCGTTGTCGAGCAGGTTCTTTGCCGCAAGCTCGCTCACCTTGCCGCTGCCGACCAGCAGCACATGCGCTGTCTCAAGGCTGCCCAGCAGGTTGCGCGCCAGCTCGACGCCCGCCTGACTGACGGATGCCGCGTGACGGCTGATGCCCGTCTCGGTGCGCACACGCTTGCCGCCTTCCAGGGCATTGCGGAAGAGGGTGTTGAGGATCGGGCCAAGCGCCTGGTGCGTGGATGCGTGCTGCGCTGCCGCGCGCACCTGGCCCTGGATCTGCGGCTCGCCCACGACGATCGAGTTGAGGCCGCTGATGGTGCCGAAGAGATGCGCCACCGCCGCCTGATCGACGTGGATGTACAGCGCATCGTCGAGGCTGTGCTCCGGCAGGTGATGAAACCGATGCAGGAAGCTGCTCACGCCAGCCGCCGCGTGTGGATCGTCGGCGACGCCATAGATCTCCACGCGGTTGCAGGTCGAGAGAATCGCCGCCTCGTGCAGCGGCGCACCGGGCGCGGACAACAGCGCCTCGAACGCCGCCGCGAACTGCGATGGCCGGAAGGCCACCTGCTCGCGCACCTCGACCGGTGATGTGTGATGATCAAGCCCGATAACAAGAATGTGCATGGTCGTATCTATCTACGAATATGCCAGAACGCCATCAAATGCTATTGCTCGGACAGCTCGGCGATTAACGCTGCGATATAGCGCTCAAGCCGGTCGAGGTCGTCGCTACGAACCCACTCCAACACCTCGTCGCTGACCAGCGCCCGCCACAGTCTCGCACGTGCCGCCGCTGGCAGCGTCGATCCGATCTCGCGGCGCAGCGCTCCCAGCCGGTGAGCCAGCACGCCGTACTCAGGGCCGAAGGTTGCTTCGAGCTTGCGCCGAATATGCGCCGCCAGCGCGGGACTATCGCCGCCGGTTCCAACTGCCAGCAGCACATCGCCGCGCATCACCGCGCCGAGCGTGTGAAACGTACTCTCTGCGGGATCGTCGGCGATGTTACATAACATCCCGTGCTGCCGCGCTTCTTCTGCCACCGCCGCGTTGACCTCGCGCCGGTCGGTCGCGGCGATAGCAAGAAAAGCGCCGGAGAGATCGCCTGAGGTGTAGGGCCGCGCCACATGGACGAGCTGCCCGGCCTCGCGCCACTCCGCGATCTGCGGCTGCGCGTCGGGACTGATCACGATGACACGTGCGCCGCTGTCGAGCAGCGCGCGGATCTTGCGCACCGCGACCTCGCCGCCGCCCACCACGACGCACTTCACGCGGTCGAGCTGCGTCAGCACGATTGGGTAGGGCCGGTTGCGCGCCTCGTCCATCTTAGCCTTCCGCTCCTGGCGCTGCCGCGGTCTGCGCGTGCGCGTCCATCATCGCCCGCAGCACCTCATTGAGCAGGTCGTTGATGCGCCGGACGATCGCCAGGGTTTCGTCGCGATCGAGGCCGGTCGTCTCAGGCAGACTAAACACGGTTTCGAGCAGCGAGTCGCGGAAGAAGATGAAGGCCATCACCGCATCGGGCAGGCTATGGCCGGTACGCGCCATCATCTCGCCGTACTCGCGGCCTAGCCGCTGCGCGATCTCGCGCTGCTCCGTCGTGGGCGTCCGCTTGCCGATGAGCTGCGTCGTCAGCGCGACCAACTGCCGCCCCGACTGGCGCTGCCGCTGCCGCTCGTCCTCGCCGATACCGCGCGCCCAGTTCTGCCCAAGCGCCCCCGGAAGCTCCTGGCGCGTACGCTCAAGCGCCTCGGTCATCAGGTACGACGAGAGTCCGGCGCCGCGCAGCGGCGTCACCTGGAGCATGCGCTCGATGTCGGCGTGCGAGAAGCGACGATGACCGCCGGGCGTGCGAAAGATGCGCACCTTGCCCTCATCGCTCCACTGCCGCAGCGTCGCGGGGTGTACGCCGAGCAGCTTGCTGGCCTCGCTCAGCGTGAGCCAATCTTGCTCATGTGATGGTGATTCTGCCATAAAAATCTACAGAAATCTACAGGCAATTTTGCTTTTCTACGTCCTTGTGGAGTATAGCACAGGTGAGAATCATATTCAAAACGTTCTGAACCCGATACTGCCCTACCATTTCAACCTGAGGCGCGGTCGGGTCTGGGGCGAGTCTGCCAGGACCTTTGTTGGCGGCGTGCCGGTGCCGGGTTGGGGTATAATGCGCCCACCTGGGGACGGATATGCAGGCGATGCAGGATGCGCTGCGGGAGAGACATCGGCAGCCCTGGATCTGCTGCGCAGGTCCACGATCGTTACGACAAGGGCGTCGGCGAGGGAGCTTGCTGACGCTCTTTTTCTTTGCCTCCAGGTAGAGAACAACGCGCCGTCAGGCCGGGCGTGTAGGGTGTTCCCCATCCTCCCTTTGCTCCGCCTGACGGAGCAAAAAGAAACAGGAGAACCAGGGACCGGAAACTTGGAACTCGAAACTTGGAACTTGAAACCAATGAGGAGCATAATCATGGCTCGTATTCTTGTAACGGAAAAGATCGGCGCGGAGGGCCTGGAGGCGCTCAAGCAGGCGTTCGATGTCGACATGCGCCTCGATCTCACGCCGGACGCGCTGAAGGATGTGCTGCCGAGCTACGATGCGCTGGTGGTGCGCTCGCAGACCAAGGTGACGGCGGACGTGCTGGCGCACGGCACGCAGCTCAAGGTAGTAGGGCGGGCCGGGACGGGCGTGGACAATATCGACCTCGACGCGGCGACACGCGCCGGGATTCTGGTGGTGAACGCGCCCGCGTCCAACAGCATCGCGGTGGCTGAGCTGACGATCGGGCTGCTGCTGAGCATGGCGCGCTGGGTGCCGCAGGCGCACGGCTCGATGCAAAACGGCAAGTGGGAGCGCGGCAAGTTCATGGGCTGGGAGGTGCGCGGTAAGACGCTGGGGCTGCTCGGCTTTGGCCGGATCGCCTCGGAGGTGGCGCGGCGGGCGCGAGCGCTGGAGATGCATATTCTGGCTTACGATCCGTTCATCTCGCAGGAGCGCGCCCATCAGCTCGGCGTGCAGGCTGTCACGCTCGACACGCTGCTGCGCGAGTCCGACATTGTTTCGATCCACACGCCGCTGATCGAATCGACGCGCAATCTGCTTAACGCCGAGCGGCTGGGGCAGATGCGACGCGGCGCGTATATCGTCAACTGCGCGCGCGGCGGTATTATCGACGAGGCCGCGCTTTACACCGCGCTCGAAAGCGGCCAGATCGGCGGCGCAGCGCTGGACGTGTGGGCCAAAGAGCCGCCGGTCGATAATCCGCTGGTCAGCCATCCACGGGTGATCGCGCTGCCGCACCTTGGTGCCTCAACCGAGGAGGCGCAGGCACTGACGGCGGCGGACGTGGCCGAGGGCGTGCTCGATGCGCTTCAGAATCGCACGCCGCGCTATGCCGTGAATGCGCCGTTTGTCGCGCCGGAGGCCTGGCAGGTGGTCGCGCCCTACGTCCGGCTGGGCCGCCTCCTGGCGCGGCTGGCAACGCAGCTTGTGCAATCGCCCGCCAGCACCTACGAGATCGTGTATAGCGGCGAGTTGGCGGAGACGACGACCGAGCCGATCCGCCTGGCGACGATCGCCGGCCTGCTCGAAGGCGTGAGCGAGGAGCGGGTCACGCCCGTGAACGCGGCGCTGCTGGCCCGCGAGCGCGGATTGGTCGTCAACCAGCGCACGCAGCCTGAGGCCGAGCGCTACGCGGCGCTGCTTGAGCTGCGTGTCACGACCAGCGACGATCGCGTCCATACCTTTGGCGGCACGGCGGTGCAGGACGAGCCGCATATCGTGGAGGTCGATGGCTACTGGCTCGATCTGGTGCCGTCTCAGGCGATGCTCTTCACCTTCCACCAGGATCGTCCCGGCCTGATCGGCCACGTCGGCACGATCCTGGGCGAGGCCGATATTAACATCTCGTCGATGCACGTGGGTCGGCAGACGCCGCGCGGCCAGGCGATCATGGTGCTGACGGTCGACGAGCCGGTGCCGGGCGAGGTGCTGCATAAGATCGAGGCCGAGACGAACATCGATCGGGCGTTCAGCGTCCAGCTCTAGCCCGCTGCCATGATCGGCCCGCCCTGCTCGCGGCGGGTGCGGGCTGCGCTCCTGCTCCGCGCCCGCCGCGTTGACGTTGCGTGGTACCATATGCAGGCGGATCGCTTTGCATCAGGCAGCTTCCTGCTGCTCCTCAAGTTTAGGTTGTGCAACCTCGCGATACGGAATCGCGTACAACCCATTGCCCGCACCCGACAAACGAAGCATAACAGGCCCCAAATCAAGGAGTACCTGTGCGTCCACTACGACTAGCGATCACAATTGGATACCTGCTGCTGGTCATCGCTACCGCCGCAATGCCGCTGCTGGGCTGGCAACGACCATACGCGCCGCTGTCGGTGCTGCCACGGCCCGCGCCCGTTACGCTCACGATCGTCTATGGCACCGAGAAGCAGCGCTGGCTGGAGGATGCGGCGGCGGCCTTCGAGGCGAGCGGCATCACGGCCAACGGAGCGTCGATCGATATTGAGCTGCGCGGCCTTGGCTCCCGCGAGTCGATGCAGGGATTGCTCGACGGCTCCCTCAAGCCCGATGTGTGGAGTCCGGCCAGCGATCTGTGGCTGGCGCTGCTCAACCAGGAGTGGCAGCAGCGCGCCGGTCGTCCGCTCGTTCCCACGAGCGGCAGCGACGCACCCCAGATGTTGGTGCTGACACCCATAGTGCTGGCGGCGTGGCAGCAGCGCGCGGCGGCGCTCAGCGACGGCGGTCAGAGCGCCTGGCAAAACTTACACGCCTCGATCGTCGCGCCTGAGGGCTGGGGCGCGAAAGGCCATCCCGAATGGGGCACGGTCAAATGGGGCCATGCCACGCCGACTGTCTCCAACAACGGCCTGCAAGCGCTGCTGCTGATGGCCTACGACTACCATCGCAAGAGCAGCGGCCTGACCGTCGCGGATGTGCAAGATCCAGAGTTTCTGGGCTGGCTGAGCGAGATGGAGCGTGCGGCGTCGTTCAACGACAGCAGCGCAACGCTGATGAACGACATGATCGCCTTTGGCCCGTCGCGGTACGATGCCGTGGCGACCTACGAGAATCTGGCGCTTGCGCAGATGGCGAATGCCCGCAGCCGATGGAACGATAACCTTGTGCTGATCTACCCGCCCGCGAACCTGTGGAGCAACCACCCGTACGCGATCCTTGACGCCGAGTGGGTCACGCCCACGGATCGCGAGGCCGCCCGCCAGTTTCGCGATTTTCTGCTCAGCCGTGCGCAGCAGGAGCAGGCCGTTCAGCTCGGCTTTCGTCCGGCGCTCCGCGATGTGCCGCTGGATGGCGCTGCCTCGCCGTTTACCCGCAATGCGTCGGCGGGGGTGCGGCTGGATGTGCCGACGCTGGTGGAGGTGCCGGAGGCCGCCGTGCTCGACGCGCTGCTCGACGCCTGGAAGCGTGCTGCTCAACGCTAAGGAGATACTATGATGAAACCAATCCGCTTACTGTTGCTACTGGCGCTGCTGCTGACCGCGTGCGGCCCGACAACCGCGTCTCCCCCCGGCGAGGCCAGCGAGGCCCCCGCCAACGCCGTCAAGATCACGCTCGCGTACTCTCCGGAAAAAGAGGCCTGGCTGAATGATCGGCTGGCTGAGTTCAACCGCAGCGGCGCGAAGGTCAACAATCGTCCGATTTTCGCCGAGGGCGTCAACAAATCGTCGGGGGCGGCGCGCACCGAGATCAAGCAGGGCTCGCTCCAGCCGACGATCTGGTCGCCGTCGTCGAGCGTGTGGCTGGAGGTGCTCAAGCAGGAGAGCGGCAATCCCAACGTAGCCGTGTCGAGCCGCCCGATGCTGCTGACGCCGGTGGTGATCTCGATGTGGAAGCCGATGGCCGAGGCGCTCGGCTGGCCCAACAAGCAGATTGGCTGGAATGATCTGCTGGCGCTGGTCAACGAGCCGGAGGGCTGGGGCAAGTACGGGCATCCTGAGTGGGGCCGCTTCTCGTGGGGCCATACTGATCCTGAGATTAGCACCACCGCGCTGTCGACGGTGCTGGCCGAGTTTTACGCCGCGACCAATAAGTCGCGCGGCCTGACCGAGGCCGACGTACAGGCGGAGTCCAGCCAGAAGTTTCTGCGCGATCTCGGCCTGGCGATCAAGCACTATGGCTATAATACGCTGGTCTTCTCCGAAAACATGAAGAAGTACGGCACGTCGTATATCTCGGCGTTTCCAATGGAGGAGATCACGCTGATCGAGTTCAACAAGAGCGCGCCGCCAACGCCGCTGGTGGCGATCTATCCGCGTGAGGGCACGTTCTGGCACGATAATCCCTTCATCGTGATGGCCTCCGCCTCGCAGGAGGAGCAGCAGGCCGCCCAGCAGCTCTTCGATTTTCTGAACTCGCCCGAAAGCCAGACCGCCGCGATGCAGTTCGGCTTCCGCCCGGCCAATACGGCGGTCGCGATCGGCGATCCGATCTCGCCGCAGTTCGGTGCTGATCCGAACCAGCCGCAGACGCTCCTTGAGGTGCCGCCGGGCAATGTGCTGGTGGCGGCCAAGAACGCCTGGGCCGCGAACCGCAAGCGCGCGAATATCGTGCTGGTCGTCGATACCTCAGGCTCGATGCGCGGCGATAAGATCGAAGAGGCCAAAGCGGGGCTTGAGCTATTCCTCAGCCGCCTGCTGCCAGAAGATCGCGTCGCGATGGTGACGTTCTCGGATACCGCTGAGGTAGTCGTGCCGCTCGGCGTGCTGAGCGAGAACCGCATCCAGCTTCAAAGCGCGGTGCAGAATATCGAGGTCGAGGGCAAGACCGCGATGTACGATGCGCTGCGCGAGGCGCGCAAGGTGCTGGAAGCCGACATCGACGATCGCAACCGGATCAACGCGATCGTGCTGCTGAGCGACGGCGAAGATACCGCGCAGACAAGCACCTTCGAGGATGTCAGGGCCGACTACAACGAAACCGACATCTCGATCTTCCCGATCGCCTAC of the Herpetosiphonaceae bacterium genome contains:
- a CDS encoding VWA domain-containing protein; the protein is MMKPIRLLLLLALLLTACGPTTASPPGEASEAPANAVKITLAYSPEKEAWLNDRLAEFNRSGAKVNNRPIFAEGVNKSSGAARTEIKQGSLQPTIWSPSSSVWLEVLKQESGNPNVAVSSRPMLLTPVVISMWKPMAEALGWPNKQIGWNDLLALVNEPEGWGKYGHPEWGRFSWGHTDPEISTTALSTVLAEFYAATNKSRGLTEADVQAESSQKFLRDLGLAIKHYGYNTLVFSENMKKYGTSYISAFPMEEITLIEFNKSAPPTPLVAIYPREGTFWHDNPFIVMASASQEEQQAAQQLFDFLNSPESQTAAMQFGFRPANTAVAIGDPISPQFGADPNQPQTLLEVPPGNVLVAAKNAWAANRKRANIVLVVDTSGSMRGDKIEEAKAGLELFLSRLLPEDRVAMVTFSDTAEVVVPLGVLSENRIQLQSAVQNIEVEGKTAMYDALREARKVLEADIDDRNRINAIVLLSDGEDTAQTSTFEDVRADYNETDISIFPIAYGEDAAKDALQQIADFTRTIVISGSTGDINKVFENLSRYF